One segment of Carya illinoinensis cultivar Pawnee chromosome 1, C.illinoinensisPawnee_v1, whole genome shotgun sequence DNA contains the following:
- the LOC122282247 gene encoding transcription factor bHLH68-like — translation MMAGNPNWWSMHPPSLLTQYALASSSLPLNPLADNQEPPQSWSQLIIGGISPGDDDRFGPSHFQNRKVENWEDQILNPSPRVPVLDVIKQEASQNSNLYSHGEEEFQAARSAWSQVMPVSSPGSYATSFSNNDIYDFTYNKMNSRNQHPDHSSESASTTTGGVHKKARVQSSSSQKPLKVRKEKLGDRITALHQLVSPFGKTDTASVLLEAIGYIRFLLGQIEALSSPYFGNTSNNLRNQQCVQGERNCVFPEDPGQLVNDACLKRKGSAANLQDSQDKPPKEDLRSRGLCLVPVSCTQHVGSDNGADYWAPAFGSGF, via the exons ATGATGGCTGGAAACCCTAACTGGTGGAGCATGCATCCACCTTCTCTCCTTACTCAATATGCGCTTGCATCTTCTTCACTTCCTTTGAATCCTTTGGCAGACAACCAAGAGCCTCCACAGTCATGGAGCCAACTAATAAT AGGAGGAATTTCGCCTGGAGATGACGATAGGTTTGGTCCGAGTCATTTTCAAAATAGGAAGGTAGAAAATTGGGAGGACCAAATCTTAAATCCATCTCCAAGGGTTCCTGTTCTTGATGTGATAAAGCAAGAGGCTTCCCAAAACAGCAACTTGTACAGTCACGGAGAGGAAGAATTTCAGGCAGCTCGATCTGCTTGGTCACAAGTCATGCCAGTTTCTTCCCCGGGGTCATATGCCACTAGTTTCagtaataatgatatatatgacTTCACTTATAACAAGATGAATAGCAGGAATCAACATCCAGATCATTCATCTGAG AGTGCTAGCACAACCACTGGTGGGGTACATAAGAAGGCTAGGGTTCAGTCTTCTTCAAGCCAAAAACCTCTGAAG GTGAGAAAGGAGAAGCTAGGAGATAGAATAACTGCCCTGCACCAGCTAGTTTCCCCATTTGGAAAG ACTGACACTGCTTCTGTTTTGTTAGAAGCCATTGGCTATATCAGATTCCTTCTGGGTCAAATTGAG GCCCTCAGCTCCCCTTACTTTGGTAACACATCAAACAATCTGCGCAATCAGCAGTGT GTTCAAGGAGAAAGAAACTGCGTATTTCCCGAAGACCCCGGACAG TTGGTGAACGACGCCTGCCTCAAAAGAAAGGGATCAGCTGCTAACCTGCAG GATTCCCAAGATAAACCCCCGAAGGAGGACCTAAGGAGTAGAGGGTTGTGCTTGGTTCCTGTGTCTTGCACTCAGCATGTTGGAAGTGACAATGGTGCTGATTATTGGGCTCCGGCTTTCGGCAGTGGGTTTTGA